The Streptomyces sp. HUAS MG91 sequence CCGTGAGGTGCCGCTGGACCACCGGCGCGAGCCGGGCGATGACGTCCTCGGCGTCGGCGGACGCCAGCGGCTCCGCCTTGATCACGTAGCGGAGCATCGCCGTGCCCACCAGCTGCGCGGCGGCCAGCGAGACCCGCAGCTCGGCCTCGCGCTCGGGCACGTCGAGGCGGCGGGCGAGACGGGAGAGCAGCTGGGCCGCGATCAGGCGCCGGAAGACGGCGGCCGCGGTCTCGTTGTTCACGGCGGAGCGCACGATGGCGAGCAGCGGGGCCCGGGTGGCCGGGTTCTCCCAGATCCCGAAGATGAAGCGGGTCAGCCGCTCCCCGACCGCGTCGAGCGGCCCGTCCTCGACCGCGGCGGGCGCTTGCAGGGCGGGGGCAAAGGCCACCTCGATCGACGCGGCGAAGACCTGTTCCTTGGTGCCGAAGTAGTGGTGCACGAGCGCCGGGTCGACGCCGGCCGCCTTCGCGATGCCCCGTACGGACGTCTTCTCGAAGCCGCGCTCGGCGAACTCCTCGCGGGCCGCGGCGAGGATCAGCTCCCGGGTGCCCGGGCCGCTCCCCGTGCCCGTACGGGACGGGCGTCCCCTGCGGCGCGCGGGTTCCGTCATGAACGCGGCACCCGGACCGCGGAGGCCAGGTGCAGGCGCGTGAAGGCCAGGGCCTCGGCGAGGTCGGCCTCGCGCTCGGCGCTCGACATGGCCCGCCGGGTGTTGACCTCGATCACGACATGGCCGTCGAAGCCGCCGGTCGCGAGGCGTTCGAGGAGTTCGGCGCAGGGCTGGGTGCCGCGGCCGGGGACCAGGTGCTCGTCCTTGTTGGAGCCGTTGCCGTCGGCGAGGTGGACGTGGCCGAGGCGGTCGCCCATCCGGTCGATCATGTGCATGGCGTCGGTGCGGGCGGTCGCCGTGTGGCTGAGATCGACGGTGAAGTGCCGGTAGTCGTCCTTCGTGACGTCCCAGTCGGGGGCGTACGCGAGCATCTCGCGGTCCCGGTAACGCCACGGGTACATGTTCTCGACGGCGAACCGGACGTCCGTCTCGTCCGCCATCCGCCAGATGCCGCTGACGAAGTCGCGGGCGTACTGGCGCTGCCAGCGGAAGGGCGGGTGGACGACCACGGTCGAGGCGCCGAGGCGCTCGGCCGCGGTCTTCGCGCGCTGGAGCTTCGTCCAGGGGTCGGTGGACCAGACGCGCTGCGTGATCAGCAGACACGGGGCGTGGACGGCCAGGATCGGGATGCGGTGGTAGTCGCTGAGGCGGCGCAGGGCCTCGATGTCCTGGCTGACGGGGTCGGTCCAGACCATGACCTCGACGCCGTCGTAGCCCAGGCGTGCGGCGATCTCGAAGGCCGTCGCCGTGGACTCCGGATAGACCGAGGCCGTCGACAGGGCGACCTTCGCATCCGGGATGCGCACCACTGGTTCTGCCACGGAGACAGAGTACGGGCCTTCTCCTCGGGGTGGGGAGGCGGTCCTTTTCGGGGTGCGGGCGCGCGTCCGCGGTTGGCGCGTTCCGGTCGGTGGGGGCGCCCGCGCGGTTCCCCGCGGAACCGCGCGGGCAGCCCCTACGTCGGCGGCATCTGGTCCAGGTGGCGCAGGATGACGCCCTCGCGCAGGGCCCAGGGGCAGATCTCCAGGGTCTCCACGCCGAAGAGGTCCATCGCGCCCTCGGCGACCAGCGCCCCGGCGAGCAGCTGTCCGGCGCGGCCCTCCGAGACGCCGGGGAGCTCCGCGCGCTCGGTCTCCGTCATCGCGGCGAGCCGCGGCACCCAGTCCTCCAGGGATCTGCGCTTCAACTCCCGCTGAACGTAGAGCCCTTCGGTGGAGCGGGCCGCCCCGGCGAGCCGGGCCAGCTGCTTGAACGTCTTGGACGTGGCGACGACGTGGTCCGGCGCCCCGAACCGGCTGAACTCCCCCACCGTGCGCGCGATCTGCGCCCGCACGTGCCGGCGC is a genomic window containing:
- a CDS encoding TetR family transcriptional regulator translates to MTEPARRRGRPSRTGTGSGPGTRELILAAAREEFAERGFEKTSVRGIAKAAGVDPALVHHYFGTKEQVFAASIEVAFAPALQAPAAVEDGPLDAVGERLTRFIFGIWENPATRAPLLAIVRSAVNNETAAAVFRRLIAAQLLSRLARRLDVPEREAELRVSLAAAQLVGTAMLRYVIKAEPLASADAEDVIARLAPVVQRHLTGP
- a CDS encoding sugar phosphate isomerase/epimerase, translated to MAEPVVRIPDAKVALSTASVYPESTATAFEIAARLGYDGVEVMVWTDPVSQDIEALRRLSDYHRIPILAVHAPCLLITQRVWSTDPWTKLQRAKTAAERLGASTVVVHPPFRWQRQYARDFVSGIWRMADETDVRFAVENMYPWRYRDREMLAYAPDWDVTKDDYRHFTVDLSHTATARTDAMHMIDRMGDRLGHVHLADGNGSNKDEHLVPGRGTQPCAELLERLATGGFDGHVVIEVNTRRAMSSAEREADLAEALAFTRLHLASAVRVPRS